A genome region from Trichosurus vulpecula isolate mTriVul1 chromosome 5, mTriVul1.pri, whole genome shotgun sequence includes the following:
- the NUP50 gene encoding nuclear pore complex protein Nup50, translated as MAKRNAEKELTDRNWDQEDDVEEVGTFSVASEEVLKNRAIKKAKRRSVTLESESGGAFKGFKGLVVPRGEGGGLFGNGTSIKPLEGLSNGGNVSCAPTPAPAKVTAEKKVTFGRVTANGPVSPVGMDKATNAKTNGDSQQPSSSSRGAPGKACSASAYHRQLAALNCSVRDWIVKHVDTNPLCDLTPIFKDYERYLMSIEQLSGSGSSSDSSLEREAGQQLLVTEAGPAPCQQPQDAPFVFDPDRGEGATDKQAEAPSEKKAAPAVGAASVASFHFGRKVDSSVLGPLGAGPMAKFSFSPGNSGMFGKDRAQPSPVSSFTKMPVSHPDASASESKGAEEEESEEPPKAIITEVKEDDAFYSKKCKLFYKKDNEFKEKGVGTLHLKPAANQKTQLLVRADTNLGNILLNVLVPPNMPCSRTGKNNVLIVCVPNPPISERNATVPVTMLIRVKTTEDADELHKILLEKKEA; from the exons ATGGCCAAAAGAAACGCGGAGAAGGAGCTGACAGACCGGAACTGGGACCAGGAGGACGAcgtggaggag GTGGGCACGTTCTCGGTGGCAAGCGAGGAGGTCTTGAAGAACAGAGCCATCAAGAAGGCCAAGCGCCGGAGCGTGACCTTGGAG TCTGAAAGCGGAGGGGCTTTTAAAGGGTTCAAAGGCCTGGTTGTACCCcgtggagaaggaggagggcttTTCGGCAATGGCACCAGCATCAAACCTCTGGAAGGCCTGTCCAACGGTGGTAACGTGTCTTGTGCTCCGACCCCAGCCCCTGCCAAGGTTACGGCAGAAAAGAAGGTGACCTTTG GCCGTGTCACAGCCAACGGCCCAGTGTCTCCCGTGGGAATGGACAAGGCCACCAACGCCAAGACCAATGGGGACAGCCAGCAGCCTTCCTCCTCCAGCCGCGGTGCCCCGGGGAAGGCCTGCAGTGCCAGTGCCTACCACAGACAGCTCGCTGCCTTAAACTGCTCTGTGCGAGACTGGATCGTCAAGCACGTGGACACCAACCCGCTCTGCGACCTGACACCCATCTTTAAGGACTACGAGAGATACCTCATGAGCATCGAGCAGCTGtccggcagcggcagcagcagcgacAGTAGCTTGGAGAGGGAGGCCGGCCAGCAGCTCCTGGTGACCGAAGCTGGGCCTGCACCGTGTCAGCAGCCCCAGGACGCCCCCTTTGTATTTGATCCGGACAGAGGCGAGGGGGCCACCGACAAGCAGGCAGAAGCTCCGTCAGAGAAGAAGGCAGCCCCAGCTGTGGGAGCAGCCTCCGTGGCCTCCTTCCACTTTGGCCGCAAAGTCGACAGCTCGGTCCTGGGCCCCTTGGGCGCCGGCCCCATGGCAAAGTTCTCCTTCTCTCCTGGGAACTCAGGCATGTTTGGCAAAGATAGAGCCCAGCCGAGTCCTGTCTCTTCCTTCACCAAAATGCCAGTGAGCCACCCGGACGCGTCTGCTTCTGAAAGCAAAG GTGCTGAAGAGGAAGAGAGCGAGGAGCCACCCAAAGCGATTATCACCGAGGTCAAAGAAGATGATGCCTTTTATTCCAAAAA GTGCAAACTCTTTTacaaaaaagataatgagtttaaagAGAAGGGTGTGGGCACACTGCACTTGAAACCAGCTGCCAATCAGAAGACCCAGCTTCTGGTTCGAGCTGACACCAACTTAG GTAACATCCTCCTGAATGTCCTGGTTCCACCCAACATGCCGTGCTCCCGAACCGGCAAGAACAACGTGCTCATCGTCTGTGTCCCCAACCCGCCCATCAGCGAGAGGAATGCCACCGTCCCCGTGACGATGCTCATCCGCGTCAAGACCACAGAGGACGCTGATGAGCTGCACAAAATCTTACTGGAGAAGAAGGAGGCATGA